In one window of Ruminococcus albus AD2013 DNA:
- a CDS encoding DUF4241 domain-containing protein gives MPSEKWFADVEKYRKVLESPVDFNEYFERDAISGVSIVRYPFGTLSVPTGEIIAADPLAYLYDGSESFYIRVPVGEYPAELCIIPEMNGDCARNAAMRVKFSEKRAVRYSLALTGTEDTSELADFGDGDYWGFPVDAGLGCICDRASERAYVEHLRKLAAIHGDEFNAYYDFMEALFKASYENDPKYQREGGDRLDFVVPDTELHIPICNSGFGDGRYPTYWGFDADGEVCEIVVQFIDIKLAYGGEQ, from the coding sequence ATGCCGAGTGAAAAATGGTTCGCAGATGTTGAAAAGTACCGAAAAGTACTGGAAAGTCCTGTGGACTTTAACGAATACTTTGAAAGAGATGCTATCTCAGGCGTTAGTATCGTCCGCTATCCCTTTGGTACGTTAAGCGTGCCTACGGGGGAGATAATAGCGGCTGACCCTCTGGCATACCTTTATGACGGCAGTGAGAGTTTTTATATTCGTGTGCCTGTGGGGGAATACCCTGCTGAACTTTGCATTATCCCCGAAATGAACGGCGACTGTGCAAGGAACGCCGCTATGCGGGTAAAATTCAGTGAGAAAAGGGCTGTGAGATATTCACTGGCACTGACAGGCACGGAAGATACTTCCGAACTGGCGGATTTTGGGGACGGCGATTACTGGGGATTTCCTGTTGATGCGGGACTTGGCTGTATCTGTGACAGGGCTTCGGAAAGGGCATATGTAGAACATCTGCGCAAACTTGCGGCGATACATGGTGATGAGTTCAATGCCTATTACGATTTCATGGAAGCGCTGTTCAAGGCAAGCTATGAAAATGACCCTAAATATCAGCGTGAGGGCGGTGACAGACTGGATTTTGTGGTGCCTGATACCGAACTTCACATACCCATATGCAATTCGGGCTTCGGTGACGGCAGATATCCCACATACTGGGGGTTTGACGCTGACGGCGAGGTCTGCGAGATAGTTGTGCAGTTCATAGATATAAAACTGGCTTACGGAGGCGAACAATGA
- a CDS encoding uridine kinase family protein, translating to MKKININKLNSKVAEQNGYISECNEKYEKKLRRAAERIADEHRERPIILLAGPSGSGKTTTALKIDNMLDDMGIHTHTISMDDYFLPKGFFEHIVNEDGSPDYESPMRIDINKLNEHMEKISRCEEVMIPKFNFAEQSSSDGFLFKRGKDDIIVFEGIHALNPLVTGGAGDFARCMYVSVRTRIELSDGTLVHPSMIRLMRRLIRDERSRGRGPAETFDMFKSVSRGEERFILPFKYRAEEEKEFSLDTYIGYEPAAYKGLLLDKMREVSKTYKDFDKYKSILSLLEEVDPIDTELIGNDSLVREFLGGSIYTD from the coding sequence ATGAAAAAGATCAATATAAATAAACTCAACAGCAAGGTCGCAGAACAGAATGGATATATCTCGGAGTGCAATGAGAAGTACGAAAAGAAACTTCGCCGTGCAGCCGAAAGGATAGCTGACGAACACCGCGAGCGTCCGATAATACTCCTTGCAGGACCCTCGGGCTCGGGCAAGACCACCACGGCGCTTAAAATAGATAATATGCTGGACGATATGGGCATACATACCCATACCATCTCTATGGACGACTATTTTCTGCCCAAGGGCTTTTTTGAGCATATAGTAAACGAGGACGGTTCACCCGATTATGAATCTCCAATGCGGATAGATATCAACAAGCTCAACGAGCATATGGAGAAGATATCCCGATGTGAGGAGGTAATGATACCTAAATTCAATTTTGCCGAGCAGTCATCATCCGACGGCTTCCTCTTCAAGCGAGGAAAAGATGATATCATCGTATTCGAGGGCATACACGCCCTTAATCCGCTTGTTACGGGCGGCGCAGGTGATTTCGCAAGATGTATGTACGTCAGTGTCCGCACACGTATCGAACTCAGTGACGGCACTCTCGTTCACCCGTCAATGATAAGACTTATGCGCAGGCTTATCCGCGATGAACGTTCAAGGGGCAGAGGCCCTGCGGAGACCTTTGATATGTTCAAAAGCGTTTCCCGCGGTGAGGAGCGGTTCATACTGCCTTTCAAGTACCGTGCCGAGGAAGAAAAGGAATTCTCGCTGGATACCTACATAGGCTATGAGCCCGCCGCATATAAGGGACTTCTTCTCGATAAGATGAGGGAAGTCAGCAAGACTTACAAGGACTTTGACAAGTACAAGAGCATACTCAGTCTGCTTGAGGAAGTCGATCCCATAGATACCGAACTCATCGGCAATGACAGCCTTGTCAGGGAATTCCTCGGCGGAAGTATATATACCGACTAG
- a CDS encoding acylphosphatase, translating into MEKIRKHIIFHGSVQGVGFRYTAYYAAQQFGVTGWVKNLYDGTVEAEFEGTEADIDSTVMSIDNGRFIRIESMDVKRIPTEGDSMFRIR; encoded by the coding sequence ATGGAAAAGATAAGAAAGCATATAATATTCCATGGCAGTGTGCAGGGTGTTGGTTTTCGATATACCGCCTACTATGCCGCTCAGCAGTTCGGCGTGACAGGCTGGGTGAAAAACCTTTACGACGGCACCGTTGAAGCCGAGTTTGAAGGCACCGAAGCCGATATCGACAGCACGGTTATGAGCATTGATAACGGCAGATTTATACGCATTGAAAGCATGGATGTCAAGCGTATCCCCACCGAGGGCGACTCCATGTTCAGAATACGATGA